A window of Vicinamibacterales bacterium genomic DNA:
CGGGCACGGCGGGCCGCGGCAGCCGGCCGGCGGAACAGAGCTCGGCGACGGTGACGTCCGCGACGGCACCCGGCGTCAGGCGCGTGTCGGGCAGCGATGCCGCAGGCGCAACGCTGCGGTCGATAGCGAACTCGCCACCAAGGCGCACGAGACGCACGAGCCCGGCGAGCAGCGCCACCGTGATCGCGGCGCGCGCGACGAGCGAGCCCACGCCCAGCCACCGCGCGAACCGCAGCCGCCGCGAGTGGGCCGGATCGGCGCGGACATCGCGCAGGCGAACCTGGAGGCGCCGCCGTAAACCGGCCGGCACCGGCACCGCGGTCGCCGTCTCGACCTGCCAGCGATCGGCGGCGTCCGCCGCGGCCCGTTCGAACGCGCCGAGACGCGATCGGCATGCCGCGCACCGGCTCAGATGTCGATCGAGCGAGCGGCGGCGCGCCGGCGCCAGCTCGCCGTCGAGCGCGCACATCAGCGTCGTATCGGCCGGATGCGTGATCCATTGCATCGCGCTACCCCTCATCCGCGTTTGTCAACCGCGTCAGCGCGCGCGCGAGCGACTTCGATACCGCGCCCAGCGACACGCGGAGCGTCCTGGCGATCTCACGATAGGTCAGTCCTTCGGCGCGCAGAAACATGCAGCGCCGCTCCCGGTCGGGCAGCGCATTGAAGACGGCGCCGAGCCGCCGCCGCCGCTCGCGCGTCAGCAGAAGTACCTCCGGATCGGGAGAGGGATCGACACCCGGCCCGATCTCCGGCGAGAGAACGCCGGCCGCCACGGCCCGGCGGCCGATCCGCTGGCGCCGCTTCAGCGCCAGGTTGTGCGTGACCCG
This region includes:
- a CDS encoding zf-HC2 domain-containing protein yields the protein MQWITHPADTTLMCALDGELAPARRRSLDRHLSRCAACRSRLGAFERAAADAADRWQVETATAVPVPAGLRRRLQVRLRDVRADPAHSRRLRFARWLGVGSLVARAAITVALLAGLVRLVRLGGEFAIDRSVAPAASLPDTRLTPGAVADVTVAELCSAGRLPRPAVPGTVRQVVLRRYRMEGVPASEYELDYLITPELGGLPDARNLWPERYASGVWNARVKDDLERLLPRLVCDGSVDLARAQHEIAADWIAAYKKYFKTGAPLPREARAGAVRLWAFNRP
- a CDS encoding RNA polymerase sigma factor is translated as MSLPSSESLAAVPLLAADAEAGTADAVEASVLALFDRSALGLLRYAASFGLGVEETEDVVQDVFLALFRHLSLGRDRTNLTGWLFRVTHNLALKRRQRIGRRAVAAGVLSPEIGPGVDPSPDPEVLLLTRERRRRLGAVFNALPDRERRCMFLRAEGLTYREIARTLRVSLGAVSKSLARALTRLTNADEG